TTCTGCTTGTTTTAAAATTCGATCTTTGTTAAATTCCAAAAAAGCCTTAACTTTGGCATCAGTTCCTTCAATTCGTTTAATATAAGCTGATACTAAGGCAGTTGATTTCAAAGATCCATCATTTAGTTTGGTTTTGATTTTGGAATAAGTGAGAAAATTTAAATCTTTCATGTTTCGATTACCTTAGGTACTACAACGTATCCATTTTCGTAAGATGGAGCGATTTTTGCTAAATCATCTCTCTTTAAACCATTTTCAGCAAAGTCCTTTCTCAATTCATAAAAAATTTGTTCATAGATTTCATCGTCACCGACACTTGATGTGTCTAAGT
The sequence above is drawn from the Leptospira sp. WS4.C2 genome and encodes:
- the gatC gene encoding Asp-tRNA(Asn)/Glu-tRNA(Gln) amidotransferase subunit GatC produces the protein MDEKELKNIANLAKLNIEDAEVSSMLNDFSRIVQYVDEIKNLDTSSVGDDEIYEQIFYELRKDFAENGLKRDDLAKIAPSYENGYVVVPKVIET